The following proteins are co-located in the Silene latifolia isolate original U9 population chromosome 1, ASM4854445v1, whole genome shotgun sequence genome:
- the LOC141614590 gene encoding uncharacterized protein LOC141614590 — protein sequence MACEDQRLDLGAIASVFGFEPGTLKLNGHFISVGVDFIAFQLLGFHYFLSFLKRVCLLVLILILLWLLMASLLSLVVNISLSNCQLEAIDISIKACTELEQLRLSHNEIKTLHYQKN from the exons ATGGCATGTGAAGATCAAAGATTAGACCTTGGAGCAATAGCTAGTGTATTCGGGTTCGAACCCGGGACCTTGAAACTTAATGGGCATTTTATAAGTGTTGGGGTTGATTTTATAGCTTTTCAGTTACTTGGGTTTCactattttctttcttttctaaaaaggGTTTGTCTACTGGTGTTGATTCTGATACTGCTTTGGTTGTTGATGGCAAGCTTGTTAAGTCTGGTAGTAAAC ATTTCCCTCTCCAACTGCCAGTTAGAAGCAATTGACATATCAATCAAGGCGTGCACTGAACTAGAACAACTACGTCTATCTCACAATGAAATTAAG ACACTGCACTACCAGAAGAACTGA